Proteins from a genomic interval of Marmoricola sp. OAE513:
- a CDS encoding GNAT family N-acetyltransferase — translation MQLTTDRLLIRDWTIDDAPTALDILSRVEVVKWLGDGEPKLMKDLDEARERIGTWLVRDDPPCGFWAIEVADGGPLDGRVIGSVLLVPLPNNENGEIEIGWHLHPDAWGYGYAPEAARVILDRGFEGGLPDIHAVTHLTNDASMSVARKIGMEHRGIVTSWYDDPSQYFVITREQWAARR, via the coding sequence ATGCAGCTGACGACCGATCGACTGCTGATCCGCGACTGGACGATCGACGACGCACCGACGGCCCTCGACATCCTCAGCCGCGTCGAGGTCGTCAAGTGGCTCGGCGACGGCGAGCCGAAGCTGATGAAGGACCTGGACGAGGCCCGGGAACGGATCGGCACCTGGCTGGTGCGCGACGACCCGCCCTGCGGGTTCTGGGCGATCGAGGTCGCCGACGGCGGCCCGCTGGACGGCCGGGTGATCGGTTCGGTGCTGCTGGTCCCGCTGCCGAACAACGAGAACGGCGAGATCGAGATCGGCTGGCACCTGCACCCCGACGCGTGGGGGTACGGCTACGCGCCGGAGGCAGCACGGGTGATCCTGGACCGCGGGTTCGAGGGCGGCCTGCCCGACATCCACGCCGTCACGCACCTCACCAACGACGCGTCGATGTCGGTGGCGCGCAAGATCGGAATGGAGCACCGCGGCATCGTGACGTCCTGGTACGACGACCCGTCCCAGTACTTCGTCATCACGCGGGAGCAGTGGGCGGCTCGGCGCTAG
- a CDS encoding DMT family transporter — protein sequence MNNRITAGTIGLLAVGVAAVSLAAPLMAQLVVPALAIAFWRNALSAGLIAPVVAAGRRTEVAALDRGQVIAVLVAGGCLAAHFGFWITSLTMTSVASSTAIVSLQVIWVVGYEVVRGAPVPRPVILGVAVATVGAVVVSGVDLSLSGRALAGDLLALVGSVAVAAYAVIGGRVRQRMSTATYTLGVYGAAAVILLVAALVAGQDLTGYDAEQWAWLVLLAVTAQLLGHSVFNHLLATVTPTVVSLALLLEIPGAALIAGFWLDQVPGAGAVVGLVLILLGMVLVVRSGPSAEPPTAPA from the coding sequence GTGAACAACCGCATCACCGCGGGCACGATCGGGTTGCTCGCGGTCGGGGTCGCCGCGGTCTCGCTGGCGGCTCCTCTGATGGCGCAGCTGGTCGTCCCGGCACTCGCGATCGCGTTCTGGCGCAACGCCCTCTCGGCCGGGCTCATCGCCCCGGTGGTCGCGGCCGGGCGCCGTACCGAGGTCGCGGCGCTAGACCGCGGCCAGGTGATCGCGGTCCTGGTCGCCGGCGGTTGCCTCGCCGCGCACTTCGGCTTCTGGATCACCTCGTTGACGATGACGTCGGTCGCCTCCAGCACCGCGATCGTCTCGCTGCAGGTGATCTGGGTGGTCGGCTACGAGGTCGTCCGCGGAGCGCCGGTGCCGCGCCCGGTGATCCTCGGCGTCGCGGTCGCCACCGTCGGGGCTGTCGTCGTCTCGGGGGTCGACCTGTCGCTGTCCGGACGTGCGCTGGCCGGGGACCTGCTGGCCCTGGTCGGGTCGGTGGCGGTCGCGGCGTACGCGGTGATCGGTGGTCGGGTCCGGCAGCGGATGAGCACGGCGACGTACACGCTCGGTGTCTACGGGGCCGCCGCGGTGATCCTGCTGGTCGCCGCGCTGGTCGCGGGCCAGGACCTCACCGGGTACGACGCGGAGCAGTGGGCCTGGCTGGTCCTGCTCGCCGTGACCGCGCAGCTGCTCGGCCACTCGGTCTTCAACCACCTGCTGGCCACCGTCACCCCGACGGTCGTCTCGCTGGCGCTGCTGCTCGAGATCCCCGGTGCCGCGCTGATCGCCGGCTTCTGGCTCGACCAGGTGCCTGGCGCCGGAGCCGTCGTGGGACTGGTGCTGATCCTGCTCGGGATGGTGCTCGTCGTGCGCAGCGGGCCTAGCGCCGAGCCGCCCACTGCTCCCGCGTGA